The Engystomops pustulosus chromosome 1, aEngPut4.maternal, whole genome shotgun sequence genome has a window encoding:
- the MGARP gene encoding protein MGARP yields the protein MHLWRTAWQKLAPLTQRGTAALLRNAPVRQMSSSVPGSSGETLPYYVLVVVAFTGGGFYAYRTLIRDKARFHDRHDFINTQLRPALDDYETKSNKEEAVPETIEEAVEAAIEEAAAEEVTEQGAAPIASVEQEPTVTEEETASAPTQQEPAVVEDETAAAPTQQEPAPSTDAASEQVEPLNTEPAEETLEETSPVLEASSDNIIEELASAAEDWSELTARKPEETEVESAPEAEESAEAVESE from the exons ATGCATCTGTGGAGGACCGCCTGGCAGAAACTGGCCCCCCTGACCCAGCGGGGAACAGCCGCCCTGCTCCGCAATG CTCCTGTCCGTCAGATGTCCAGCAGTGTGCCTGGCTCTTCTGGAGAAACTCTTCCCTATTACGTGCTTGTGGTCGTTGCTTTTACTGGTGGTGGATTTTAT GCTTACCGAACATTGATTAGAGACAAGGCACGCTTCCACGACCGCCATGATTTCATCAATACACAGCTGAGACCTGCACTAGATGATTATG AGACCAAAA GTAATAAAGAGGAAGCAGTGCCTGAGACCATTGAAGAGGCTGTAGAAGCAGCCATTGAGGAAGCTGCTGCAGAAGAGGTCACAGAGCAGGGAGCAGCCCCCATCGCATCTGTGGAGCAGGAGCCAACTGTAACTGAAGAGGAGACTGCATCCGCACCAACACAGCAGGAGCCAGCAGTTGTAGAAGATGAGACTGCAGCCGCACCTACTCAGCAGGAGCCAGCACCAAGCACAGATGCTGCTTCAGAGCAAG TGGAACCACTGAATACCGAACCCGCTGAAGAAACTTTGGAAGAGACATCTCCTGTGCTTGAAGCCAGTTCAGACAATATCATCGAAGAgctggcatcagcagcagaagactGGTCGGAGCTTACAGCCAGGAAACCAGAAGAGACTGAAGTAGAGAGTGCACCCGAAGCTGAAG AGAGTGCAGAGGCTGTGGAATCTGAATAA